The following DNA comes from Nerophis ophidion isolate RoL-2023_Sa linkage group LG16, RoL_Noph_v1.0, whole genome shotgun sequence.
CAGAATTCCCCAGTTGGCCCTTCAGAAAGTCCCCAATTTGAAATTTTTGGATTTAAACAAAAACCCAGTTCACAAAATCCAGGAAGGAGACTTCCGAAACATGCTTCACCTAAAAGAGTTGGGTATCAACAACATGATGGAGTTGGTGTCTATAGATCGTTATGCACTGGACAACCTACCAGAACTGACTAAGCTGGAGGCCACAAACAACCCCAAGCTGTCTTATATCCACCGACTGGCCTTCAGAGACATGTCTTCTCTGGAGAGCCTGATGCTCAACAACAACGCTCTCACTGCTCTGTACCAGCATTCGGTGGAGGCCCTGCCGAACCTGCGGGAGATCAGTCTGCACAGCAACCCTCTGCGCTGCGACTGTGTAGTCCAGTGGATGAGTTCCAACAGGACCTCGGTACGTTTCATGGAGCCCCTGGCGATGCTTTGCACTTCCCCGCCAGAATTCAGGGGCCAGCGTGTTCGAGAGCTAAGACTGCTAGACTCCCCTGAGCAATGCATCCCACTGATCTGCCACGACACGTTCCCTGGCCACCTCAATCTAAATCTTGGCATGAGTGTCAGCCTGGACTGCAGGGCCATGGCTGAACCAGATCCGGAGATATACTGGGTGACCCCTCTTGGGAGCAAAATTACGAAGGACACTGTGTCAGAGCACTACCACCTGAGCAGTGAAGGGACTTTGTGGCTGTCCCATGTACAGGTGGAGGATTCTGGACACTACACTTGTGTGGCCCAGAACACTGAAGGGGCTGACACACGGGTTGCCTCCATTCGAGTGAACGGCACCCTACTTGACAGTGCTCAGGTGATGAGGATCTATGTCAAGCAGACCGAGTCACATTCCATCCTTGTGTCTTGGAAAGTCAACTCCAACGTCATGTCTTCCAACATAAAATGGGCCTCAGCCACCATGAAGATTGACAACCCGCGCATCACTTACACTGCTCGCGTACCCGTTGACGTTCACGAATACAACCTCACTCATCTTCAACCTGCCACAGAATATGAGGTTTGTCTGACGGTCTCCAATATCCACCTGACGACGCACAAGTCTTGCGTAAATGTAACAACCCGTAGCTCGACATTTGCCCTGAACCTGTCAGAGCAGCACCCGAGCGCTGCAGTGCTCGCTGTCATGGCAACCGCACTGGCCTTCCTCAGTCTGGCTACCGTAGGCGTGTACACGGCTCGTAGATGGAAGAGGAAGAACTATCACCACTCCTTAAAGAAATACATGTTAAAGACCTCCTCCATCCCTCTCAATGAGCTTTACCCGCCGCTAATCAACCTGTGGGAGGCTGACGGGGAGAAGGACAAAGATGGCAGCACAGAGGGAAAACCTTCACCTGTGGATACCACACGTAGCTACTATATGTGGTGAGTATGTAGCGAGGAGACGTCTCCAGCAGCACAAACAGACAACGAACTTTTGCAATTTTTGGTGCAAAAGTCATACAAAGTTGTAATGTTGGCTTTGCTAATAAGTAGCAGAGTGAACAAGGACAGAATTTGTATTAGTATAGCGTATCGCATTTTTTTGATTCTTTACATTTCTTGTTTTGGTCTTCAAGACAGCAACTGTATCTAGATTCCTTGTTACTTTAGTTGCTATGCTGTATCTGTGGCGCATTTGTAACTCACTTCTTTTGGGGTTAATAATACTGCAGCAGGGGGCAGCATTTGCAAAGATAAGTCTTTCTGTTTTTTGAAACAGGTAGACTGTGCACTGATAGGTATTGGAGTTTGTACGAACTTGAAGAAATCGAAGCTGACAGCCAGTTTTGGACTTGTTACACTGTCTACTGAATGTTGGCAACCGTGCAGTAATGTTGTATCAACTATATCTTTACACTTTGTCATTTAAAATTTAATAGCATTTTAGTTTGTAGATAAATGTGATGTTACATGCTAGAACAAAAATGTtgctaaaaataaatatttttttcaaaccatgAACATTAGAATGTTTTTGCCCTCTTCCTCATAAATAACATGAGGATGTACTTTTTTTTGCAAGGGTTTTTGCTGATAGGTTAGTATTTTCACATGTGCTGTTATATTGACAATgtcaaaataaatacttttctGATTCTTTTGCAGACTTCTTTGTATTTTACTGTTTCAATTTTGAAATTGATTTCTGCCTATAAAGTAGTCCTGTTTGCTTAACAATGATTGTTAGGAGGAATAAAAGTAGAGCAGATAAACATTAACATTATTCAGATGTATGAGTATGTTATAGAAAAAACACTCCAAGAAAATGTTGACAGTTCCACAGTCCCATTTATGTAGCTTATGTGTAGTCTTCACCCCAACAGCTTAAAAATCTACTGTATGCTGACAAGTAGTGATGTCTAGATACCACTTTTTCAGTTCCGATGTgatattggccgataccgatgtTGATCCGATACAATATCCGCAGGaatgattactttttattttaaaggGTGGAATGTTCGAAAAGGTGTGATCAAGTCAAATGACTCAAAAAACAATGGTAGGATTGAAAAACAGTAACCTACTTATCATTAACTGTCTGGTatagacttatgctgtctttaagttgaagtggtgtGGTCATTTTTTGGAGACATCTAGTGCCCACAATAATTCATTGTTAAACTGATGACTCAGTAAGTTGAATAATGCAGACACATTTGCTACTGGATATTTTCCAATACGAATCTGCCTTCgaaactttgtatgtgtaaggaCTGTACAACAGTAATTATTTAATAACTGTTTAGATTAACATATGttatgttttagactgcaatattgtttaattgaGGACATTTGTTATAtatgagaaggtgattggctgcaaactcccacccctccaggacctgttctcctccaggaccaggaggcgtgtgggtcagatcacagctgactcttctcaccctggacacaaaatattctcccccCATCCCTCAGGCAGGAAACTACGGTCCATTCAGACCCACACcgcccgccacctgaacagttttttcccctcggccatcagacacatgaacaataacaagatctgatacctcagttacagctcatcttattctattctgtgttatatgtcttttatgttgcacgattgcgccaggtaaaattcctagtttgtgaacccgttctcaaacaatggcaataaaacttttctgattctgattattatgaatttctagcttgtgtgctattgtgtgcttatgCTGCTAACTCCCAGTAGCAATGTTTatcttttgtccatccatccatccatttcctaccgcttattccctttcggggtcgcggggggcgctggcgcctatctcagctacaatcgggcggaaggcagggtacaccctggacaagtcaccacctcatcgcagggccaacacagatagacagacaacattcacactcacattcacacactagggccaatttagtgttgccaatcaacctatccccaggtgcatgtttatcTTTTGTGAATTACTTTACAAAAattcaagaaaagaccaaccttgtgtgcttactgGAGGGTATTTAGCTGTTAACTTGCTGTCCATttttgcacatgtaaacatg
Coding sequences within:
- the LOC133535365 gene encoding leucine-rich repeat neuronal protein 1-like, encoding MVTPVLWLCMAVLVASQTPVHVKCPHLCVCEIRPWFTPQSTYKEATTVDCNDLRLTRIPINLSTDTQVLLLQSNVISHTRGELKALLNLTELDLSQNNFSSVEAVGLTSMDHLTTLHLEENQISKLPDNCLGNLSSLQELYINHNLINSISARAFAGLHNLLRLHLNSNKLHVIESRWFEETPNLEILMIGENRVIGLLDFNFKPLGSLRSLVLAGMDLTDVPPDAFVGLDNLESISFYDNKLVRIPQLALQKVPNLKFLDLNKNPVHKIQEGDFRNMLHLKELGINNMMELVSIDRYALDNLPELTKLEATNNPKLSYIHRLAFRDMSSLESLMLNNNALTALYQHSVEALPNLREISLHSNPLRCDCVVQWMSSNRTSVRFMEPLAMLCTSPPEFRGQRVRELRLLDSPEQCIPLICHDTFPGHLNLNLGMSVSLDCRAMAEPDPEIYWVTPLGSKITKDTVSEHYHLSSEGTLWLSHVQVEDSGHYTCVAQNTEGADTRVASIRVNGTLLDSAQVMRIYVKQTESHSILVSWKVNSNVMSSNIKWASATMKIDNPRITYTARVPVDVHEYNLTHLQPATEYEVCLTVSNIHLTTHKSCVNVTTRSSTFALNLSEQHPSAAVLAVMATALAFLSLATVGVYTARRWKRKNYHHSLKKYMLKTSSIPLNELYPPLINLWEADGEKDKDGSTEGKPSPVDTTRSYYMW